The Propionibacterium freudenreichii subsp. freudenreichii genome contains a region encoding:
- a CDS encoding C1 family peptidase has translation MTSPNSEFSLDRYADLTARFTADPTARVAQNAVSTTNADKLSLDRQVLTSIDTSVSDKVDTWKVSNQKQSGRCWLFSGLNLLRSHLINDLKLTPDFELSQNYLHFFDKLEKANWFLASMAEMSDRDIDDRTVHQMLSDPISDGGQWDMFVSLVNKYGVVPKYAMPETDSSSSTRVMNRRLEEILRRGALIVRGAADRGQADAARESILTQVHRVLSIHLGTPPASFLWQYRDKDNAFTRVGQLTPREFADTVVPINLDDFVCLVNDPRTSSGFNTMLTVDHLGNVVGGRPIRYLNVEIDAIKKITIDQIRAGHPVWFGCDVLPQFDRDIGYWDLHLHDYEGLYGIDMDTTKADRMVSGASAMTHAMMFTGVDLLDDAPRRWRVENSWGDDHADKGFFTMNDSWFDQYVFEVAVPKASLDQSLRDTLATEPKVLPLWDPMGALA, from the coding sequence GTGACATCACCGAACTCTGAATTCAGTCTTGACCGCTACGCAGACCTCACGGCACGGTTCACCGCCGATCCCACCGCACGGGTGGCGCAGAACGCGGTTTCGACCACCAACGCCGACAAGCTGAGCCTTGACCGCCAAGTGCTCACCTCGATCGACACCTCGGTGTCGGACAAGGTGGACACCTGGAAGGTCTCCAATCAGAAGCAGAGCGGGCGCTGCTGGCTGTTCAGCGGGTTGAACCTGCTGCGCAGCCACCTGATCAACGACCTGAAGCTGACCCCCGACTTCGAACTCAGCCAGAACTACCTGCACTTCTTTGACAAGCTCGAGAAGGCCAACTGGTTCCTGGCGTCGATGGCCGAGATGTCCGATCGCGACATCGACGATCGCACCGTGCACCAGATGCTCTCCGACCCGATCAGCGATGGCGGCCAGTGGGACATGTTCGTGTCGCTGGTCAACAAATATGGCGTCGTACCGAAGTACGCAATGCCCGAGACGGACTCCAGCTCGAGCACGCGGGTGATGAACCGACGCCTTGAGGAAATCCTGCGGCGCGGGGCGCTCATCGTGCGTGGGGCAGCGGACCGCGGCCAGGCTGATGCGGCGCGCGAATCGATTCTCACGCAGGTCCACCGCGTGCTGTCAATCCACCTGGGCACGCCCCCGGCGAGCTTCCTGTGGCAGTACCGCGACAAGGACAATGCCTTCACCCGCGTGGGCCAGCTCACCCCGCGTGAGTTCGCCGACACGGTCGTCCCCATCAACCTGGACGACTTCGTCTGCCTGGTCAACGATCCCCGCACGAGCTCCGGATTCAACACCATGCTCACGGTTGACCACCTGGGAAATGTCGTCGGTGGACGCCCGATCCGCTATCTCAATGTGGAGATCGACGCCATCAAGAAGATCACGATTGATCAGATCCGCGCCGGCCACCCGGTGTGGTTCGGCTGCGATGTGCTGCCCCAGTTCGATCGCGATATCGGCTACTGGGACCTCCATCTCCACGATTATGAGGGTCTGTACGGCATCGATATGGACACCACCAAGGCCGATCGGATGGTCAGTGGGGCATCGGCCATGACCCACGCCATGATGTTCACCGGGGTTGACCTGCTGGACGACGCGCCCCGTCGCTGGCGCGTGGAGAACTCGTGGGGCGATGACCACGCCGACAAGGGCTTCTTCACCATGAACGATTCCTGGTTCGACCAGTACGTGTTCGAGGTGGCCGTGCCGAAGGCCTCACTGGACCAGTCATTGCGCGACACACTGGCCACCGAGCCGAAGGTGCTGCCGTTGTGGGACCCCATGGGTGCCCTGGCCTGA
- a CDS encoding PAC2 family protein, producing the protein MADTWSTLRDPVVIAAFEGWNDAADAASEVVNHLTDTYPTDLIWELDSEDYYDFQTTRPKVEMVNGRSTLRWPTIRMSVVHMPHRDLVAISGPEPNLRWRSFCRILVSTFRACNPTMVIILGAMLTDSPHSRPLPVNASSSDNRIIAGLGIEPSQYEGPTGIVSALADECRKQRLECVSLWASVPHYVSGSPNPKATLALLGRVEDLLDEAIDLGDLPELTRAWQRGVDELADEDPDVAEYIQGLEEQQDAEQLPGSTGDALAADFQRYLRHRRTR; encoded by the coding sequence ATGGCAGACACGTGGAGCACCTTGCGCGATCCGGTGGTGATCGCCGCCTTCGAGGGTTGGAATGACGCCGCCGACGCTGCCTCAGAGGTGGTCAATCACCTGACCGACACCTATCCGACCGATCTCATCTGGGAGCTCGACAGCGAGGACTACTACGATTTCCAGACCACCCGACCGAAGGTCGAGATGGTCAATGGCCGGTCGACGTTGCGCTGGCCGACGATCCGCATGTCCGTGGTCCACATGCCCCATCGTGATCTGGTGGCGATCTCCGGACCCGAGCCGAACCTTCGGTGGCGCAGCTTCTGCCGCATCCTGGTGTCGACGTTCCGGGCCTGCAACCCGACGATGGTCATCATCCTCGGCGCGATGCTCACCGACAGTCCGCATTCGCGTCCCCTGCCGGTGAATGCCTCATCGTCGGACAATCGGATCATTGCCGGCCTGGGCATCGAGCCGAGCCAGTATGAGGGGCCGACGGGCATTGTCAGCGCGCTGGCCGACGAATGCCGCAAGCAGCGTCTGGAGTGCGTGAGCCTGTGGGCGTCGGTTCCGCACTATGTCTCGGGTTCACCCAACCCGAAGGCGACGTTGGCGTTGCTGGGCCGGGTCGAGGACCTCCTCGACGAGGCCATTGACCTGGGCGACCTGCCCGAACTCACCAGGGCGTGGCAGCGTGGCGTCGACGAGCTGGCCGATGAGGATCCCGACGTGGCCGAATACATCCAGGGCCTGGAGGAGCAGCAGGACGCCGAGCAGCTACCCGGCAGCACGGGTGACGCGTTGGCCGCCGACTTCCAGCGGTATCTGAGGCACCGGCGCACCCGCTGA
- a CDS encoding prephenate dehydrogenase, with protein sequence MLPRLPGCSERNPDVARSTSTADDEESQPLSPVVIMGTGLVGASIGCALTAVGEDVRLRDRYRSHAVVAAGLGAGSVEHPIPTSVHLVVVAVPPQAVPEVVDWALSHYRNAVVTDVASVKAPVLADLRARGRDLSRYVGSHPMAGSQYSGPLTATATLFVDRTWVVARGTGNEASQRMVERLAVMCGAHVVHLDADEHDRAVAEISHMPQLMSSLTAARLRDVPASDLLLAGQGVRDVTRIAGSDPALWRQIITANSTEIGTQLRAIRGDLDRLIDQLDDPDAIADLVERGREGVAALPGKHGRKIGDMSAVVVEIPDTPGALARLFTDIQAQGINIEDLSIEHGLSREVGYLSVAVDAERAPDLRAAMVRAGWDLRS encoded by the coding sequence ATGTTGCCCAGGTTGCCGGGCTGCTCGGAAAGGAATCCTGACGTGGCCCGCTCCACCTCCACGGCCGACGACGAAGAATCGCAACCCCTCAGCCCGGTGGTCATCATGGGCACCGGGCTGGTCGGCGCATCGATCGGATGTGCCCTCACCGCAGTCGGCGAGGACGTCCGGCTGCGTGACCGCTATCGCTCACATGCCGTCGTGGCCGCAGGCCTGGGCGCCGGCTCGGTCGAACATCCCATCCCCACCTCCGTGCACCTGGTGGTCGTCGCCGTGCCCCCGCAGGCCGTGCCCGAGGTCGTGGACTGGGCCCTGTCGCACTACCGCAATGCGGTGGTCACCGACGTCGCCAGCGTCAAGGCGCCCGTCCTGGCGGACCTGAGGGCCCGGGGACGCGATCTGTCGCGCTATGTCGGCTCGCACCCGATGGCCGGCTCGCAGTACAGCGGGCCCCTGACCGCCACCGCCACCTTGTTCGTGGATCGCACCTGGGTGGTGGCGCGAGGCACCGGGAACGAGGCTTCCCAACGCATGGTCGAACGGCTCGCGGTGATGTGCGGTGCCCATGTGGTGCACCTGGATGCCGACGAGCACGACCGCGCCGTGGCCGAGATCAGCCACATGCCACAACTGATGAGCAGCCTGACCGCCGCACGACTGCGTGACGTCCCCGCCTCCGACCTGCTGTTGGCCGGGCAGGGCGTGCGCGATGTCACGCGCATCGCCGGGTCCGATCCGGCCCTGTGGCGCCAGATCATCACCGCCAACAGCACCGAGATCGGCACCCAGCTGAGGGCGATCCGCGGCGACCTCGACAGGCTCATTGACCAGCTCGACGACCCCGACGCGATTGCCGACCTCGTCGAGCGCGGTCGCGAGGGCGTCGCGGCGCTACCCGGAAAGCACGGCCGCAAGATCGGGGACATGTCCGCGGTGGTCGTGGAGATCCCGGATACACCCGGTGCGCTGGCACGGCTGTTCACCGACATCCAGGCGCAGGGAATCAACATTGAGGATCTGTCCATCGAGCACGGATTGTCCCGGGAAGTCGGCTACCTGTCGGTGGCCGTCGACGCCGAGCGGGCTCCCGACCTGAGGGCCGCCATGGTGCGGGCCGGATGGGACCTGCGCTCGTGA
- the prcB gene encoding proteasome subunit beta, whose amino-acid sequence MNETQWSRPHARPGLDDALMSASTSSFVDLLHAVHPELLATAGVGTDGVQPTRATTIVAVKYRDGVVMAGDRRATRGHEIAQRDIEKVFAADEATLIGVAGAAGMAIDLARLYRLELSHYEKLEGASLSFEGKANRLATMIREQLTMALQGFVVVPLLAGWDPHRREGRVVSYDATGGHYEESEFASIGSGSAFARGSLKKLHHPDLERDEAALVCIQALFDAADDDSATGGPDLIRAIYPVVMSASEQGVHGFSDDAVAGLTNTMMSGRHGRPNGPGAASS is encoded by the coding sequence ATGAACGAGACCCAATGGTCGCGCCCCCACGCTCGTCCCGGTCTGGATGACGCCCTGATGAGCGCCTCGACGAGCTCCTTCGTCGACCTCCTGCACGCCGTGCACCCCGAATTGCTGGCCACCGCCGGCGTCGGCACCGACGGCGTGCAGCCCACCCGGGCGACCACCATCGTGGCCGTCAAGTACCGCGACGGCGTGGTGATGGCCGGCGACCGGCGGGCCACCCGGGGACACGAGATCGCTCAGCGCGATATCGAGAAGGTCTTCGCCGCGGACGAGGCGACACTGATCGGCGTGGCGGGTGCCGCCGGAATGGCCATCGACCTGGCCCGGCTCTATCGCCTGGAGCTGTCCCACTACGAGAAGCTGGAAGGCGCCTCACTCAGTTTCGAGGGCAAGGCGAACCGGTTGGCCACCATGATCCGCGAGCAGCTCACGATGGCCCTGCAGGGCTTCGTCGTCGTGCCCCTGCTTGCGGGCTGGGACCCACATCGCCGCGAGGGACGTGTGGTCAGCTATGACGCCACCGGCGGACATTACGAGGAGTCAGAATTCGCCTCCATCGGTTCGGGATCAGCCTTCGCGCGGGGATCCCTCAAGAAGCTGCACCACCCCGACCTCGAGCGCGATGAGGCTGCCCTGGTGTGTATCCAGGCACTGTTCGACGCAGCCGATGACGACTCGGCCACCGGCGGACCAGACCTGATCCGGGCGATCTACCCGGTAGTCATGTCAGCGTCCGAGCAGGGGGTCCACGGGTTCTCCGACGACGCGGTGGCCGGGCTCACCAACACGATGATGTCGGGACGCCATGGCCGCCCCAACGGACCGGGGGCAGCCAGCTCATGA
- the metH gene encoding methionine synthase, whose amino-acid sequence MQNRDLREVLGHEVILGDGAMGTMLQAAVLGPDDFEGHDGCNEILNVTRPDVILDIHRAYLAAGSDVIETNTFGANAAALGEYGITDRLAELAGAGARLARQAADEAGPGHWVFGSIGPGTKLPTLGHIDFVTLRDAYYTQVSAMIDGGVDAVQIETCQDLLQAKAAVIGARRAARDAHVDLPIIVDITVETTGTMLLGSETGAALTSLAPLGVDVIGLNCATGPTEMSEHLRYLSAHADCAVMAMPNAGLPELTADGAVYPLGPDEFARAQLDYVERYGLAIVAGCCGTTPEHIARLRAALGAHRPVEHRDPELVNTVSSLYSEVELRQETSYLAVGERTNANGSKAFREAMLAGDLETCIDLAKAQSREGAHCLDLCVDYVGRDGVDDMAELSQRFSTAVTLPVMLDSTEPEVIRSGLEHLAGRCIINSVNFEDGDQPGSRFARLMPIIAEHGAAVVALTIDEEGQARTAERKVAIAERLVDQLVGTWGMDEGDILVDCLTFPIATGQEETRRDGLETLNAISEFKRRHPRAGTTLGVSNISFGLNAAARVVLNSVFLHEAVEAGLDSAIVRAAKIMPMERIDPEQRQVALDLIYDRRTPDYDPLTRMLDMFAGVSSADVRAEHAAELAALPLNERLRQRIIDGDTNGLTDDLDEALRTRGALDILNSDLLEGMKTVGELFGSGQMQLPFVLQSAETMKRAVAHLEPHMDSTDEAGKGTLVLATVKGDVHDIGKNLVDIIVSNNGYTVVNLGIKQPISAIVEAAKQNHADAIGMSGLLVKSTMVMKDNLAELDRLGVGKDFPVMLGGAALTRTFVEDDLQRDFSGQVRYAKDAFEGLSLMDSVMAIKHGDPDAALPEPRKHRVVARPRATVEPADGGPVRSDVARPVPGSLDVPRAPWFGNRMAKGIGLAEITEWLDERALFTGRWGLRGPRKTDGTRDLIEQEGRPRLRGWLDRIAAEGLAVPGVVYGYFPCYSQGNTLILLDPTTPEALDSEASRFDFPRQAAGRRLCIADFFRDRREAEEFGPDTVALQLVTMGERFSQVTAELFAANAYRDYLELHGLSVQLAEALAELWHHRIRTELGIAGEDGEMTAMLQKQAYRGGRYSFGYGACPDLDQRSLIEDLLQPDRIGVHLSEEFQLHPEQSTDAIVVTHPEAKYFNT is encoded by the coding sequence GTGCAAAACAGGGATCTACGCGAAGTGCTCGGCCACGAGGTGATTCTCGGTGACGGGGCCATGGGAACCATGCTCCAGGCCGCCGTTCTCGGGCCGGACGATTTCGAGGGACACGATGGCTGTAACGAGATCCTCAATGTCACGCGCCCCGATGTGATCCTCGATATCCATCGCGCCTATCTGGCCGCCGGTTCAGACGTCATCGAAACCAATACCTTCGGGGCGAATGCCGCCGCCCTGGGGGAATACGGAATCACCGATCGCCTGGCCGAGCTGGCCGGTGCCGGCGCACGCCTTGCCCGTCAGGCCGCCGACGAGGCCGGCCCCGGCCACTGGGTGTTCGGTTCCATCGGGCCGGGCACCAAGCTGCCGACCCTGGGCCACATCGACTTCGTCACCCTGCGTGACGCCTACTACACCCAGGTCTCGGCCATGATCGACGGCGGTGTGGACGCGGTCCAGATCGAAACCTGCCAGGACCTGCTGCAGGCCAAGGCGGCCGTGATCGGCGCCAGGCGCGCCGCACGCGACGCCCACGTCGACCTCCCGATCATCGTGGACATCACGGTGGAGACGACCGGCACCATGCTGCTGGGCAGCGAGACCGGGGCTGCCCTGACGAGCCTGGCACCACTGGGCGTGGACGTCATCGGGCTCAATTGCGCCACCGGCCCCACCGAGATGAGCGAGCACCTGCGCTATCTGTCGGCCCACGCCGACTGCGCCGTGATGGCCATGCCGAATGCCGGGCTGCCCGAACTGACCGCCGACGGGGCGGTCTACCCGCTGGGACCCGATGAGTTCGCCCGGGCACAACTCGACTACGTCGAACGCTACGGGCTGGCGATCGTCGCCGGATGCTGCGGCACCACCCCCGAGCACATCGCGCGGCTGCGTGCCGCGCTCGGCGCCCACCGACCCGTGGAGCACCGCGACCCGGAACTGGTCAACACTGTGTCCAGCCTCTACTCCGAGGTGGAGCTGCGCCAGGAGACCAGCTACCTGGCCGTGGGGGAGCGGACCAATGCGAACGGGTCCAAGGCCTTCCGCGAGGCCATGCTCGCCGGAGACCTGGAGACCTGCATCGACCTGGCCAAGGCACAGAGTCGGGAAGGCGCCCACTGCCTCGACCTGTGCGTCGACTACGTGGGACGCGACGGCGTCGACGACATGGCCGAGCTGTCACAACGGTTCTCCACAGCAGTGACGCTGCCGGTGATGCTGGATTCCACCGAGCCCGAGGTCATCCGCTCGGGCCTCGAGCACCTGGCCGGACGGTGCATCATCAACTCAGTCAACTTCGAGGACGGGGACCAGCCCGGATCCCGGTTTGCCCGCCTGATGCCGATCATCGCCGAGCACGGCGCCGCCGTGGTCGCCCTGACGATCGACGAGGAGGGCCAGGCCCGCACCGCCGAACGCAAGGTCGCCATCGCCGAGCGACTGGTCGATCAACTCGTGGGCACCTGGGGCATGGACGAGGGAGACATCCTCGTCGACTGCCTCACCTTCCCGATCGCCACCGGCCAGGAGGAGACCCGCCGCGACGGACTGGAGACGCTCAACGCCATCTCCGAGTTCAAGCGCCGCCATCCACGGGCCGGCACCACCCTGGGCGTGTCCAATATCTCCTTCGGGCTGAACGCGGCCGCCCGCGTCGTACTCAACTCGGTGTTCCTGCACGAGGCGGTCGAGGCAGGACTGGACTCGGCGATCGTGCGGGCCGCCAAGATCATGCCGATGGAACGCATCGATCCCGAACAGCGACAGGTCGCCCTGGACCTGATCTACGATCGCCGCACCCCCGACTACGACCCGTTGACCAGGATGCTCGACATGTTCGCCGGCGTCTCGTCGGCCGATGTGCGCGCCGAGCACGCCGCCGAACTCGCCGCGCTGCCACTGAACGAACGGTTGCGCCAGCGCATCATCGACGGCGACACCAACGGACTCACCGACGACCTCGACGAGGCCCTGCGCACCCGCGGGGCACTCGACATCCTCAATTCCGACCTGCTCGAGGGCATGAAGACCGTCGGGGAGCTCTTCGGGTCGGGCCAGATGCAGCTCCCGTTCGTCCTGCAGTCCGCCGAGACGATGAAGCGGGCCGTCGCGCACCTGGAACCCCACATGGATTCCACTGACGAGGCGGGGAAGGGCACCCTGGTGCTCGCCACCGTCAAGGGCGATGTCCACGACATCGGCAAGAACCTGGTCGACATCATCGTGTCCAACAACGGCTACACCGTGGTGAACCTGGGCATCAAGCAGCCGATCAGCGCCATCGTCGAGGCGGCGAAGCAGAACCACGCCGACGCCATCGGGATGAGTGGCCTGTTGGTGAAGTCGACGATGGTGATGAAGGACAACCTCGCCGAGCTCGACCGACTCGGGGTGGGCAAGGACTTCCCCGTGATGCTCGGCGGTGCCGCCCTGACCCGCACCTTCGTCGAGGACGACCTGCAGCGCGACTTCTCCGGGCAGGTGCGCTATGCGAAGGATGCCTTCGAGGGGCTCAGCCTGATGGATTCCGTGATGGCGATCAAGCACGGCGATCCGGACGCGGCCCTGCCCGAGCCGCGCAAGCACCGCGTGGTCGCCAGGCCGCGCGCCACGGTCGAACCGGCCGACGGTGGGCCGGTGCGCTCCGACGTCGCACGCCCCGTGCCCGGATCTCTGGACGTGCCCCGCGCGCCGTGGTTCGGCAATCGGATGGCCAAGGGCATCGGACTGGCCGAGATCACCGAATGGCTCGACGAGCGTGCCTTGTTCACCGGACGATGGGGATTGCGCGGACCCAGGAAGACCGACGGCACGCGCGACCTGATCGAACAGGAGGGACGTCCCCGCCTGCGGGGCTGGCTCGACCGGATCGCCGCCGAGGGCCTGGCGGTTCCCGGCGTGGTCTATGGCTATTTCCCCTGCTACTCGCAGGGGAACACCCTGATCCTGCTGGACCCCACCACCCCCGAAGCCCTCGACTCCGAGGCCAGTCGCTTCGACTTCCCCCGGCAGGCGGCAGGCCGCCGCCTGTGCATCGCCGACTTCTTCCGCGATCGCCGCGAGGCCGAGGAATTCGGTCCCGACACCGTGGCCCTGCAGTTGGTGACCATGGGGGAGCGGTTCTCGCAGGTCACCGCCGAGCTGTTCGCTGCGAATGCCTACCGCGACTACCTCGAACTCCACGGGCTGTCGGTGCAACTGGCCGAGGCATTGGCCGAGCTGTGGCACCACCGCATCCGCACCGAACTGGGCATCGCCGGCGAGGACGGCGAGATGACCGCCATGTTGCAGAAGCAGGCCTATCGCGGGGGACGCTACAGCTTCGGCTATGGCGCCTGCCCCGACCTGGACCAACGCTCCCTGATCGAGGACCTGCTGCAGCCCGACCGCATCGGCGTGCACCTGAGCGAGGAGTTCCAGCTGCATCCCGAACAGTCCACCGACGCCATCGTCGTCACTCATCCCGAGGCCAAGTACTTCAACACCTGA
- the cmk gene encoding (d)CMP kinase, with product MADKPALVIAIDGPSGAGKSSTARGVACRLSMAYLDTGAMYRAISWACLTDGVDPTSHSALFARAETADLQMGLDPRHPTIIVDGHDVTREIRDPRISDAVSAVATTPEIRTLLTSHMRQIINRNPRIVAEGRDVTTQVWPQARVRVLLVADAETRIARREAQLLGKVDRHRVSSSIVDRDRKDSTMSEFDKPAPGVTLIDSTYLDLGQVIDQVVGLVPTELR from the coding sequence ATGGCTGACAAGCCGGCATTGGTGATTGCGATTGATGGTCCCAGCGGGGCCGGTAAGTCGAGTACGGCGCGCGGGGTCGCCTGCCGCCTGTCCATGGCCTATCTGGATACCGGGGCCATGTACCGGGCCATCAGCTGGGCCTGCCTCACTGATGGGGTCGACCCGACGAGCCATTCGGCCCTGTTCGCCCGGGCCGAAACCGCCGACCTGCAGATGGGACTCGATCCCCGCCACCCGACGATCATCGTGGACGGTCACGACGTGACCCGCGAGATCCGCGACCCGCGCATCTCGGACGCCGTCAGTGCCGTGGCCACCACGCCGGAGATCCGCACGCTGCTGACCTCGCACATGCGCCAGATCATCAACCGCAATCCCCGCATCGTGGCCGAGGGACGCGATGTCACCACCCAGGTGTGGCCGCAGGCCCGGGTGCGCGTGCTCCTGGTCGCCGACGCCGAGACCCGCATCGCGCGACGCGAAGCACAACTGCTCGGCAAGGTCGATCGCCATCGGGTGTCCTCGTCGATCGTCGACCGGGACCGCAAGGATTCCACGATGAGCGAGTTCGACAAGCCGGCACCGGGCGTGACGCTCATTGACTCGACCTACCTTGACCTCGGCCAGGTGATCGATCAGGTGGTTGGCCTGGTGCCCACCGAACTGCGTTGA
- the prcA gene encoding proteasome subunit alpha: MSMPFYISPDQMMKDRAEFARKGIARGRSAITARYHDGIVFLAGNPSHTLHKVSEIHDRIGFAAVGRYHEFENLRVAGIRYADLRGYAYDRADVSARALANSYAQLLGTAFSAGAEKPYEVELVVAEVGDADPDTAVAQGGDHADRLYRINFDGSVSDEGPFAVIGGHPGAVQDVLRTRLDPTAPLAMVVSTAMDALRRGGSPELGPADVEVAVLDRTRIPSRKFVRLDVAQVAGLLGKES; this comes from the coding sequence ATGAGCATGCCGTTCTACATCTCGCCCGATCAGATGATGAAGGACCGGGCCGAATTCGCCCGCAAGGGAATCGCGCGGGGACGCTCGGCGATCACCGCGCGCTACCACGATGGGATCGTCTTCCTGGCCGGGAACCCTTCGCACACGTTGCACAAGGTGTCGGAGATCCACGACCGGATCGGCTTCGCGGCCGTTGGCCGCTATCACGAGTTCGAGAACCTCCGGGTGGCAGGAATCCGCTATGCGGACCTGCGCGGCTACGCCTACGACCGTGCCGACGTGAGCGCCCGGGCGCTGGCCAATTCCTATGCCCAGCTGCTGGGGACCGCCTTCAGCGCCGGTGCGGAGAAGCCCTATGAGGTCGAACTTGTCGTGGCCGAGGTGGGCGATGCCGATCCCGACACCGCCGTGGCACAGGGCGGCGACCACGCCGACCGGCTGTATCGCATCAACTTCGACGGCTCGGTCTCCGACGAGGGCCCCTTCGCCGTGATCGGCGGCCACCCGGGTGCCGTGCAGGATGTCCTGCGCACCCGGCTGGATCCCACCGCGCCGCTCGCGATGGTGGTCAGCACCGCCATGGATGCCCTGCGTCGGGGTGGGTCACCTGAACTCGGTCCCGCCGATGTCGAAGTCGCAGTGCTCGACCGCACGCGCATCCCCTCACGCAAGTTTGTCCGCCTTGATGTTGCCCAGGTTGCCGGGCTGCTCGGAAAGGAATCCTGA
- a CDS encoding S49 family peptidase, translating into MSIPQPPDDAATRGAQPPPDRPPEGAAEQPPPPFQPAPPFFPHVVGGYPPAAPPAGLKRGFGQGMGVALGIGAVLCALSLISAIAMVALVGVARIGRANTSAETSVTKTLWGSSSAKNTLRAISVSGTIQASGGSSSGMFSSATYGYDVAKLIDSLTADSAAGLVLLMDTPGGSINGSRAIADAVDRYEQRTGKKSFAFVEGMSASGGMYAMAGVNRIYADQGTMVGSIGVIMGPFARYRDVTAVDGGLLGNGVTASGGIDQFYLTQGEAKDFGNAFRDMTQKERDVYTAGLSREYDAFVNWVSTSRGIAPETIRNDLGAYMFDAQTAKDKHLVDDVLGREEAFRQIARDAGVDPDQTKLVTDAEPGFLSSLMGSRKQAFGHGEALQAGEGVKASSSLCTGAPAVLAWTGDMNAMCGR; encoded by the coding sequence ATGAGCATCCCCCAACCGCCCGACGACGCCGCAACCCGGGGTGCCCAGCCCCCGCCCGACCGTCCGCCCGAGGGGGCGGCCGAACAACCGCCGCCACCCTTCCAGCCGGCCCCGCCCTTCTTCCCACACGTGGTCGGCGGCTATCCGCCGGCCGCTCCCCCCGCCGGGCTGAAGCGCGGGTTCGGCCAGGGAATGGGCGTGGCGCTGGGCATCGGCGCGGTGTTGTGTGCGCTCAGCCTGATCAGTGCCATCGCCATGGTCGCCCTGGTGGGCGTCGCGCGTATCGGACGGGCCAACACCTCTGCCGAGACCAGCGTCACCAAGACCCTGTGGGGTTCCAGCAGCGCCAAGAACACACTGCGTGCGATCTCGGTGTCGGGGACCATCCAGGCATCGGGTGGATCGTCGTCGGGCATGTTCAGCTCGGCCACCTATGGCTATGACGTCGCCAAGCTGATCGACTCGCTCACCGCTGACAGTGCCGCCGGCCTCGTGCTGCTCATGGACACCCCCGGTGGGTCGATCAACGGTTCCCGGGCGATCGCCGACGCGGTCGACCGATACGAGCAGCGCACCGGGAAGAAGAGCTTCGCCTTCGTCGAGGGGATGTCCGCATCCGGGGGCATGTATGCGATGGCCGGGGTGAACCGGATCTATGCCGACCAGGGGACGATGGTCGGCAGTATCGGCGTGATCATGGGGCCCTTCGCCCGCTATCGCGATGTCACTGCGGTGGATGGCGGCCTGTTGGGCAACGGTGTCACCGCCAGTGGCGGCATTGACCAGTTCTACCTGACCCAGGGAGAGGCCAAGGACTTCGGCAATGCCTTCCGCGACATGACCCAGAAGGAACGTGACGTGTACACCGCAGGCCTTTCCCGGGAATATGACGCCTTCGTGAACTGGGTGTCGACGTCGCGGGGCATCGCCCCCGAGACGATCCGCAACGACCTGGGCGCCTATATGTTCGATGCCCAAACCGCCAAGGACAAGCATCTGGTGGACGACGTGCTGGGGCGCGAAGAGGCATTCCGCCAGATTGCCCGGGATGCCGGCGTTGATCCCGACCAGACCAAGCTGGTGACCGATGCGGAGCCCGGGTTCCTCTCGAGCCTCATGGGCTCGCGCAAGCAGGCGTTCGGGCACGGTGAGGCCCTGCAGGCCGGTGAGGGCGTGAAGGCCAGCTCGTCGCTGTGCACCGGGGCACCGGCGGTGCTCGCATGGACGGGCGACATGAATGCCATGTGCGGCCGATAG